In one Thermanaerovibrio velox DSM 12556 genomic region, the following are encoded:
- a CDS encoding TRAP transporter substrate-binding protein: MSRLRNLLFFVLAVPFVCGITVPAMGAEQYKFKMATFYLKGDSAFDVIDHFRQLVWKKTNGNVRIDAFQAGELGFPVTEILEATSRGVVEMAIFYPNYKAAQDPVMALAGGRPGPVYNFKEQQAQVNATKDLIEKSFGRFGVKYVGPMIYGEPEILVTRKPVAALKDLRGKMLRASGMAAEFYTAMGAQAMMMSSGELYQALQLGTIDGLEWTDYTANYKLGFHEVAKNVLEPSKGVNLHSEAAVHAFLVVNPAVWGKLPKEYQKAIQEACDEAYRWSDSHMAKLNRDYKQKWIASGAKVYQLPKADQDKVIEVSTNILAGYASKSPDARDFCVRLVKFWKDMGYQNWSKALEGKMK, from the coding sequence ATGAGCCGTTTAAGGAACCTTTTGTTTTTTGTTCTTGCCGTTCCGTTCGTATGTGGGATTACCGTGCCGGCCATGGGGGCGGAGCAGTACAAGTTCAAGATGGCCACCTTCTATCTTAAGGGTGACTCGGCCTTTGACGTTATCGATCACTTCCGTCAGCTGGTTTGGAAGAAGACCAACGGCAATGTGCGCATAGATGCCTTTCAGGCGGGGGAGCTTGGTTTCCCGGTGACGGAGATACTGGAGGCCACCTCCAGGGGTGTGGTGGAGATGGCCATATTCTACCCCAACTACAAGGCCGCCCAGGATCCGGTGATGGCCCTGGCGGGTGGCAGGCCAGGCCCGGTGTACAACTTCAAGGAGCAGCAGGCCCAGGTCAACGCCACCAAGGACCTCATAGAGAAGAGCTTCGGGCGCTTCGGGGTTAAGTACGTGGGCCCCATGATATATGGGGAGCCGGAGATACTGGTGACCCGAAAGCCCGTGGCTGCCCTTAAGGACCTGAGGGGCAAGATGCTGAGGGCCTCCGGGATGGCGGCGGAGTTCTACACCGCCATGGGGGCTCAGGCCATGATGATGTCCTCCGGAGAGCTGTACCAGGCGCTGCAGCTTGGGACCATAGACGGCCTTGAGTGGACCGACTACACCGCCAACTACAAGCTGGGATTCCACGAGGTGGCCAAGAACGTGCTGGAGCCCTCCAAGGGGGTAAACCTCCACAGCGAGGCGGCGGTGCACGCCTTCCTGGTGGTGAACCCGGCGGTGTGGGGTAAGCTTCCGAAGGAGTACCAGAAGGCCATACAGGAGGCCTGTGACGAGGCCTACCGCTGGAGCGACTCCCATATGGCTAAGCTCAACAGGGACTACAAGCAGAAGTGGATAGCCTCCGGCGCCAAGGTCTACCAGCTTCCCAAGGCGGATCAGGATAAGGTCATAGAGGTCAGCACCAACATCTTGGCGGGCTACGCCTCCAAGTCCCCGGACGCCAGGGATTTCTGCGTGAGGCTAGTTAAGTTCTGGAAGGACATGGGCTATCAAAATTGGAGCAAGGCCCTGGAGGGCAAGATGAAGTGA